In one window of Aquamicrobium sp. DNA:
- a CDS encoding alpha/beta fold hydrolase produces MGFDTARRIASPTGATLNLYTALPPGAPRAVVQVNHGLAEHAARYGRFARFLAGHGFATYAHDHRGHGATTAPGATLGSFGGGADTVIADVAAVHDLIGEEQPGLPVIVFGHSMGALIALNFVFRHHGRIAGTAIWNGNFSAGLLGRLAQAVLAWETFRLGSDVPSRILPRLTFQDWARKVTDGRTPFDWLSRDHAQVDAYVADPLCGFDASVGMWKGVFELVFAGADDRNFAGVPRGLPFHIVGGAKDPATDFAKATEHLAGRLRRMGFSNPVSRVYAQTRHESLNELNRDVIMEDFAEWAEGVVAGGEAGHDGRA; encoded by the coding sequence ATGGGCTTCGACACCGCGCGCAGGATCGCGTCGCCGACCGGCGCGACGCTCAACCTCTACACCGCGCTGCCGCCGGGCGCGCCGCGCGCCGTGGTCCAGGTCAATCACGGCCTCGCCGAGCACGCCGCCCGCTACGGCCGCTTCGCCCGCTTTCTCGCCGGCCACGGCTTCGCCACCTACGCCCACGACCATCGCGGCCACGGCGCGACCACCGCGCCCGGCGCAACGCTCGGCTCGTTCGGCGGCGGGGCGGACACCGTCATCGCCGACGTCGCCGCCGTCCACGACCTGATCGGCGAAGAGCAGCCGGGCCTGCCTGTCATCGTCTTCGGCCATTCGATGGGCGCGCTGATCGCGCTGAACTTCGTGTTCCGCCATCACGGCCGCATCGCCGGAACCGCGATCTGGAACGGCAATTTCTCGGCCGGCCTCCTCGGCCGGCTGGCGCAGGCCGTGCTGGCGTGGGAGACTTTCCGGCTCGGCTCGGACGTTCCCTCGCGCATCCTGCCGCGGCTGACCTTCCAAGACTGGGCGAGGAAGGTGACGGACGGGCGCACGCCATTCGACTGGCTCTCGCGCGACCACGCGCAAGTCGACGCCTATGTCGCCGACCCGCTCTGCGGCTTCGACGCCTCGGTCGGGATGTGGAAAGGCGTGTTCGAGCTGGTCTTCGCCGGCGCGGACGACCGCAACTTCGCCGGCGTGCCGCGCGGCCTGCCGTTCCACATCGTCGGCGGCGCGAAGGATCCGGCGACGGATTTCGCAAAAGCGACCGAGCATCTGGCCGGCCGCCTGCGCCGGATGGGCTTTTCGAATCCCGTTTCAAGGGTTTACGCTCAGACCCGGCACGAATCCCTCAACGAGTTGAATCGAGACGTCATCATGGAGGATTTCGCCGAATGGGCCGAAGGCGTCGTTGCCGGCGGCGAGGCGGGTCATGACGGGCGCGCATGA
- a CDS encoding curlin: MTRTAPATVKSSLKAAALAAALGMAALAAPAHAGGSVSVTVTPTNAGEAQAMRTGLALYSMVNGFTGGSGIKQVGFGNAAGLAQTGGGNVGVVHQQGSGHTGTLSQNGNGNAHGLFQFGKNTDSHVTQNGNGDTGATFVFGF; encoded by the coding sequence ATGACCCGCACCGCCCCTGCCACCGTCAAGTCCTCGCTCAAGGCAGCCGCCCTCGCCGCCGCGCTCGGCATGGCCGCCCTTGCCGCGCCCGCCCATGCCGGCGGCTCGGTCAGCGTCACCGTCACCCCGACCAATGCCGGCGAGGCGCAGGCCATGCGCACCGGCCTTGCGCTCTATTCCATGGTCAACGGCTTCACCGGCGGCTCCGGCATCAAGCAGGTCGGCTTCGGCAACGCCGCCGGCCTCGCCCAGACCGGCGGCGGCAATGTCGGCGTCGTCCACCAGCAGGGCTCCGGCCACACCGGCACGCTGAGCCAGAACGGCAACGGCAACGCCCACGGCCTGTTCCAGTTCGGCAAGAACACCGACAGCCACGTCACCCAGAACGGCAATGGCGACACCGGCGCGACCTTCGTCTTCGGCTTCTGA
- the csgH gene encoding curli-like amyloid fiber formation chaperone CsgH yields MTESTKHYSIWAASMVASLATAFAAVGAVSASRAGADRMHCEIVASASRGIVTLEGRAEGAEALSGSYRFEVSGAGTQVRQGGPFGAAAGASATLGSVQLGGSGPYHATLEINANGETVQCAEWTGGAL; encoded by the coding sequence ATGACCGAAAGCACCAAGCATTATTCGATCTGGGCAGCCTCGATGGTCGCCAGCCTCGCCACCGCCTTCGCCGCCGTCGGCGCGGTCAGCGCCAGCCGCGCCGGTGCCGACAGGATGCATTGCGAGATCGTCGCCAGCGCCTCGCGCGGCATCGTCACGCTCGAAGGCCGCGCCGAGGGCGCGGAGGCGCTGTCCGGCTCGTACCGCTTCGAGGTGTCGGGCGCGGGCACGCAGGTCCGGCAGGGCGGCCCGTTCGGCGCGGCGGCCGGCGCCAGCGCCACCCTCGGCTCGGTCCAGCTCGGCGGCAGCGGCCCCTATCACGCCACGCTGGAAATCAACGCCAATGGCGAGACCGTGCAATGCGCGGAATGGACGGGCGGCGCGCTCTGA
- a CDS encoding curlin, which translates to MTRKFFITAAAAAIVALGALPASANSVWLDQYGFGNSAGGAQSGTGNAIGVFQNGVFNGAVSQQHGHGNVSAIGQDGFNNSADSYQQGNFNQGGVAQFGSNHNSILVQDGNGNIAAGVQVGNGCDAAVAQTGSGNVAAFVQTCP; encoded by the coding sequence ATGACCCGCAAGTTCTTCATCACCGCCGCTGCCGCCGCCATCGTCGCCCTCGGCGCCCTGCCGGCTTCCGCCAACAGCGTCTGGCTCGACCAGTACGGCTTCGGCAATTCGGCCGGCGGCGCGCAGTCCGGCACCGGCAACGCCATCGGCGTATTCCAGAACGGCGTCTTCAACGGCGCGGTCAGCCAGCAGCACGGCCACGGCAACGTCTCGGCCATCGGCCAGGACGGCTTCAACAACAGTGCCGACAGCTACCAGCAGGGCAATTTCAATCAGGGCGGCGTCGCCCAGTTCGGATCGAACCACAACTCGATCCTCGTGCAGGACGGCAACGGCAACATCGCCGCCGGCGTCCAGGTCGGCAACGGATGCGACGCCGCGGTGGCGCAGACCGGCAGCGGCAACGTCGCGGCCTTCGTCCAGACCTGCCCGTAA
- the ettA gene encoding energy-dependent translational throttle protein EttA gives MARQFIYHMSGLTKAYGAKKVLENIHLSFYPDAKIGILGPNGAGKSTILKIMAGLDKEWSGEAWLAEGATVGYLAQEPELDPALNVFGNVMEGVAKKTAIIERYNELMMNYSDETADESAHLQDEMDRLNLWDLEQQVEMAMEALACPPKDADVTKLSGGERRRVALCRLLLSEPDLLLLDEPTNHLDAETTAWLEKHLRAYKGAVMIITHDRYFLDNVTGWILELDRGRGIPYEGNYTAYLEAKAKRLKQEGREDDARQRAISREREWIASSPKARQTKSKARIQAFQDLLDAADSRRPTDTQIVIPHGERLGNVVIEIEGISKGFGERLLIDDLSFKLPPGGIVGVIGPNGAGKTTLFKMITGQETPDKGTVRVGETVKLGYVDQSRDALDPDKTVWEEISGGAEVVKLGKHEANTRAYCSSFNFRGGDQQQKVGNLSGGQRNRVHLAKMLKTGGNVLLLDEPTNDLDTETLAALEDALENFAGCAVIISHDRMFLDRLATHILAFEGDSHVEWFEGNFEDYEADKIRRLGPDSVNPKRVTYKRLTR, from the coding sequence ATGGCACGCCAGTTCATCTATCACATGTCGGGCCTGACCAAGGCCTACGGCGCCAAGAAGGTGCTGGAGAACATCCATCTCTCCTTCTACCCCGACGCCAAGATCGGCATTCTCGGCCCCAACGGCGCCGGCAAGTCGACTATCCTCAAGATCATGGCCGGGCTCGACAAGGAGTGGAGCGGCGAAGCGTGGCTCGCCGAGGGTGCGACCGTCGGCTATCTCGCGCAGGAGCCCGAACTCGACCCCGCTCTCAACGTCTTCGGCAACGTCATGGAAGGCGTGGCGAAGAAGACCGCCATCATCGAGCGCTACAACGAGCTGATGATGAACTATTCCGACGAGACGGCGGACGAATCGGCCCATCTCCAGGACGAGATGGATCGCCTCAACCTGTGGGACCTCGAGCAGCAGGTCGAGATGGCGATGGAGGCGCTGGCCTGCCCGCCCAAGGACGCGGACGTCACCAAGCTGTCGGGCGGCGAGCGCCGGCGCGTCGCGCTGTGCCGGCTCTTGCTTTCCGAGCCGGATCTGCTCCTCCTCGACGAGCCGACCAACCATCTCGACGCCGAGACCACGGCGTGGCTGGAAAAGCACCTGCGCGCCTACAAGGGCGCGGTGATGATCATCACCCACGACCGCTACTTCCTCGACAACGTCACCGGCTGGATTCTCGAGCTGGATCGCGGCCGGGGCATCCCGTACGAAGGCAACTACACGGCCTATCTCGAAGCCAAGGCCAAGCGCCTCAAGCAGGAAGGCCGGGAAGACGATGCGCGCCAGCGCGCGATCAGCCGCGAGCGCGAGTGGATCGCCTCCAGCCCCAAGGCGCGCCAGACCAAGTCGAAGGCGCGTATCCAGGCGTTCCAGGACCTTCTGGACGCGGCCGACAGCCGCCGTCCGACCGACACGCAGATCGTCATCCCGCATGGTGAGCGCCTCGGCAACGTCGTCATCGAGATCGAGGGCATCTCCAAGGGTTTCGGCGAGCGGCTCCTGATCGACGATCTCTCCTTCAAGCTGCCGCCCGGCGGCATCGTCGGCGTGATCGGGCCGAACGGCGCGGGCAAGACGACGCTGTTCAAGATGATCACCGGTCAGGAAACCCCGGACAAGGGAACCGTTCGCGTCGGCGAGACGGTGAAGCTCGGCTATGTCGACCAGAGCCGCGACGCGCTCGACCCCGACAAGACCGTATGGGAAGAGATTTCCGGCGGCGCCGAGGTGGTGAAGCTCGGCAAGCACGAGGCCAACACGCGCGCCTACTGCTCGTCCTTCAATTTCCGCGGCGGTGACCAGCAGCAGAAGGTCGGCAACCTCTCGGGCGGCCAACGCAACCGCGTACATCTCGCCAAGATGCTTAAGACCGGCGGCAACGTCCTGTTGCTCGACGAGCCGACCAACGACCTAGACACCGAGACGCTGGCCGCGCTGGAAGACGCGCTGGAGAACTTCGCCGGCTGCGCCGTCATCATCAGCCACGACCGCATGTTCCTCGACCGCCTCGCCACCCACATCCTCGCCTTCGAGGGCGACAGCCATGTCGAATGGTTCGAGGGCAACTTCGAGGACTACGAAGCCGACAAGATCCGCCGCCTCGGCCCCGATTCGGTGAACCCCAAGCGCGTGACATACAAGCGCCTGACGCGGTAG
- a CDS encoding beta-ketoacyl-ACP synthase III — MKRVIISGIGVSIPEASISNEELVDCFNAWVDSENPKRAARGEEPLLKSSADFIYHASGIKRRHVHTRDGILDVERMTPRIPARDDDALSVLAEFGAAAARAALDDAGVAAESVDLVICASSHLQRMYPSIGIEIQQAIGAKGAAFDLSLGCSSAAGGLHTAFNLVRAGAHRRALVVTPELITAHLNFRDRQTHFIFGDAATALLIEAAEEGETTAGRFEVLDTRNWTQFSNNIRSNFGYLNRAAQDDVGVIRAEGNLIKQQGNKVFKDVTVASHRFIVDFLAEHGRTPQTVRRFWLHQANARMNQMILKLAFGREIGHDIAPMVLEELGNTAAAGAVVALAQNHRDMKAGEYGLLCTYGAGYSIGGALLRMM, encoded by the coding sequence ATGAAACGCGTCATCATCAGCGGTATCGGCGTTTCCATACCGGAAGCCTCCATTTCCAACGAGGAGCTGGTCGACTGCTTCAACGCATGGGTCGATAGCGAGAACCCGAAGCGCGCGGCGCGCGGGGAGGAGCCGCTGCTGAAATCGAGCGCCGATTTCATCTACCACGCCTCCGGCATCAAGCGCCGCCATGTCCATACGCGCGACGGCATCCTCGACGTCGAGCGCATGACGCCGCGCATCCCCGCGCGCGACGACGACGCGCTTTCGGTGCTGGCCGAGTTCGGCGCCGCGGCCGCGCGCGCCGCGCTCGACGACGCCGGCGTCGCGGCCGAGAGCGTCGACCTCGTTATCTGCGCCTCCTCGCATCTCCAGCGCATGTATCCGTCGATCGGCATCGAGATCCAGCAGGCGATCGGCGCGAAGGGCGCGGCGTTCGACCTGTCGCTCGGCTGCTCGTCGGCGGCGGGCGGCCTCCACACGGCGTTCAACCTCGTGCGGGCGGGGGCGCATCGCCGCGCCCTCGTCGTCACGCCGGAGCTGATCACCGCGCATCTGAATTTCCGCGACCGGCAGACGCATTTCATCTTCGGCGACGCGGCGACCGCGCTGCTCATCGAGGCGGCCGAGGAGGGTGAGACGACGGCGGGCCGCTTCGAGGTGCTGGACACGCGCAACTGGACGCAGTTCTCCAACAACATCCGCTCGAATTTCGGCTACCTCAACCGCGCCGCGCAGGACGATGTCGGCGTCATCCGCGCCGAGGGCAACCTGATCAAGCAGCAGGGCAACAAGGTGTTCAAGGACGTGACGGTGGCGAGCCACCGCTTCATCGTCGATTTCCTCGCCGAGCACGGCCGCACGCCGCAGACGGTGCGCCGCTTCTGGCTGCACCAGGCGAACGCCCGCATGAACCAGATGATCCTCAAGCTCGCCTTCGGGCGCGAGATCGGCCACGACATCGCGCCGATGGTGCTGGAGGAGCTGGGCAACACCGCCGCCGCCGGCGCGGTCGTGGCGCTGGCGCAGAACCATCGCGACATGAAGGCGGGCGAATACGGCCTCTTGTGCACCTACGGCGCGGGCTATTCCATCGGCGGCGCGCTGCTGCGCATGATGTAG
- a CDS encoding molybdenum cofactor sulfurase → MTTLFPMREDEIEIRPARKLAAKVAGTFVAPGNSFETFAAPALDLTFDGIGGDYHAGPTRRSGGREPWYPRGTEMRNERQISIVAPDELAVVAGRMGLGDIRPEWIGANLLLDGVPRLSMLPSGTLLFFSGGVTLKVDGQNKPCRIAGRLIAERAAMADTEAGALAFPKSAQRLRGLVAWVEKPGRIENGEAVSVRVPEQWIY, encoded by the coding sequence ATGACGACGCTATTTCCCATGCGCGAGGACGAGATCGAGATACGCCCGGCGCGCAAGCTCGCGGCGAAGGTCGCGGGAACGTTCGTCGCCCCGGGCAATAGTTTCGAGACCTTCGCCGCCCCGGCGCTCGACCTTACCTTCGACGGCATCGGCGGCGACTATCACGCCGGCCCGACGCGCCGCTCGGGCGGGCGCGAGCCGTGGTATCCGCGCGGCACGGAAATGCGCAACGAGCGCCAGATCTCCATCGTCGCGCCGGACGAGCTCGCCGTGGTGGCCGGGCGCATGGGGCTTGGCGATATCCGCCCCGAATGGATCGGCGCCAACCTCCTTCTCGACGGCGTGCCGCGCCTGTCGATGCTGCCGTCGGGAACGCTGCTGTTCTTCTCCGGCGGGGTGACGCTGAAGGTCGACGGCCAGAACAAGCCCTGCCGCATCGCCGGCCGCCTGATCGCCGAGCGCGCGGCCATGGCCGACACGGAGGCGGGCGCGCTGGCCTTCCCGAAATCGGCCCAGCGCCTGCGCGGCCTCGTTGCATGGGTGGAAAAGCCGGGCCGCATCGAGAACGGCGAGGCGGTGTCGGTGCGGGTGCCGGAGCAATGGATATATTGA
- a CDS encoding DUF2293 domain-containing protein, whose translation MAATTGRTRAIARALTALLPMAPYADIEAIRAGAGARDMREMPASIAVWLATIAHVRHAHTDYDRLLAEGYDRDAARFFVVDEINRTLTRWRATRLLDGEESE comes from the coding sequence ATGGCGGCGACGACGGGGCGGACCCGCGCCATCGCCCGGGCGCTGACCGCGCTTCTGCCGATGGCGCCCTATGCCGACATCGAGGCGATCCGCGCCGGGGCGGGCGCACGCGACATGCGCGAGATGCCCGCCTCCATCGCCGTCTGGCTCGCCACCATCGCCCATGTCCGCCACGCGCACACCGACTACGACCGGCTGCTGGCCGAAGGCTACGACCGCGACGCTGCCCGCTTCTTCGTCGTCGACGAGATCAACCGGACGTTGACGCGGTGGCGGGCGACACGGCTGCTGGATGGGGAGGAGAGTGAGTAG
- the tsaA gene encoding tRNA (N6-threonylcarbamoyladenosine(37)-N6)-methyltransferase TrmO, with protein MSGQDDDATRDEAPREGEIALPFDPAARARDAGLVFIGRVRSPWTSRADCPRNVAAARDKGRAAKVEIAADYRAGLSGLEGATHVIVLTWLDRSRRDLIVQKPRHAPLARGTFALRSPVRPNPIGLHIVGLAGVDIAAGILHLDAIDVIDGTPVLDIKPYFPGTDAVPDAVAGS; from the coding sequence ATGAGCGGGCAGGACGACGACGCGACACGGGACGAGGCGCCGCGCGAGGGCGAGATCGCCCTTCCCTTCGACCCGGCCGCGCGCGCGCGCGACGCGGGGCTCGTCTTCATCGGCCGCGTGCGCTCGCCATGGACCAGCCGCGCCGACTGCCCCCGCAACGTCGCGGCGGCGCGCGACAAGGGCCGGGCGGCGAAGGTCGAGATTGCCGCCGACTACCGCGCCGGCCTTTCGGGGCTGGAAGGGGCCACCCATGTCATCGTTCTGACCTGGCTCGACCGGTCGCGGCGCGACCTGATCGTCCAGAAGCCGCGCCATGCGCCGCTGGCGCGCGGCACCTTCGCGCTGCGCTCGCCGGTGAGGCCAAATCCCATCGGCCTGCATATCGTCGGCCTCGCGGGCGTCGACATCGCCGCCGGCATTCTCCATCTCGACGCCATCGACGTCATCGACGGCACGCCCGTCCTCGACATAAAACCCTATTTCCCCGGCACTGACGCGGTGCCCGACGCCGTGGCCGGCAGCTGA
- a CDS encoding ArsR/SmtB family transcription factor: MLTRPSTGLTVMVDTMKAAAESSRLRILLLLARGDLTVTDLTEILAQSQPRVSRHLKLLMEARLVERYQEGSWAFFRLSDSEAERDFLAGIIGRVDPADPVVERDLERLAAVKRKRQERAADYFSANAASWDHIRSLHAPDGAVEAALKELIGTRPFQSMLDLGTGTGRLLELFAPLYRRGVGIDLSREMLAVARANLDRADVAHAQVRQGDIYAPPVERDGFDLVTMHQVLHYLDEPGVAIREAARLLRPAGRLVIVDFAPHAHEFLREEHAHVRLGFSDRQIEDWLEEAGLDLEASRVFAPAGAGGLTVKLWLARDRRLLIADPQTLQTELKETA, encoded by the coding sequence ATGCTGACACGTCCCTCGACCGGCCTCACCGTGATGGTTGATACAATGAAGGCCGCGGCCGAATCCAGCCGGCTGCGCATCCTTCTCCTGCTCGCGCGCGGCGATCTCACCGTCACCGACCTGACCGAAATCCTCGCCCAGTCGCAGCCGCGCGTCTCGCGGCATTTGAAGCTCCTGATGGAGGCGCGTCTGGTCGAGCGGTATCAGGAAGGATCGTGGGCGTTCTTCCGCCTGTCCGACAGCGAGGCCGAGCGCGATTTCCTCGCCGGCATCATCGGCCGCGTCGATCCGGCCGATCCGGTGGTCGAGCGCGACCTGGAGCGGCTCGCTGCGGTCAAGCGCAAGCGGCAGGAGCGGGCGGCCGACTATTTCAGCGCCAACGCCGCGAGCTGGGACCATATCCGCTCCCTCCACGCGCCGGACGGCGCGGTCGAGGCGGCGCTGAAGGAGCTGATCGGCACGCGGCCGTTCCAGTCGATGCTCGACCTCGGCACCGGCACCGGCCGCCTGCTCGAGCTCTTCGCGCCGCTCTACCGGCGCGGCGTCGGCATCGACCTGTCGCGCGAGATGCTGGCCGTGGCGCGCGCCAATCTCGACCGGGCCGACGTCGCCCATGCGCAGGTGCGCCAGGGCGACATCTACGCGCCGCCGGTCGAGCGCGACGGTTTCGATCTCGTGACCATGCACCAGGTGCTGCATTATCTCGACGAGCCGGGCGTGGCGATCCGCGAAGCGGCGCGGCTGCTGCGGCCCGCGGGGCGGCTGGTGATCGTCGATTTCGCCCCTCACGCGCACGAGTTCCTGCGCGAGGAGCACGCCCATGTGCGCCTCGGCTTCTCCGACCGCCAGATCGAAGATTGGCTGGAGGAAGCGGGCCTCGACCTCGAGGCGAGCCGCGTCTTCGCGCCGGCCGGGGCCGGCGGCCTCACCGTGAAGCTGTGGCTGGCCCGCGACCGCCGGCTGCTGATCGCGGACCCCCAGACATTGCAGACCGAATTGAAGGAGACCGCCTGA
- the metF gene encoding methylenetetrahydrofolate reductase [NAD(P)H]: MADPRLSRRPDAGSRINVSFEFFPPKTDEMEERLWETVTRLEPLGPRYVSVTYGAGGSTRERTARTVGRILRETSLAPAAHLTCVDATRAEADAVIRDFAAMGVTRFVALRGDPAAGVGAAYRPHPDGYTNGAELTAAIRRIGDFDVSVSAYPEKHPESADFATDIDMLKRKVDAGATRAITQFFFDNDLYERYVERVRRAGVYIPIVPGILPIHNFRQVAGFAGRCGAHVPAWVAERFAGLENDQQTHALVAAAVAAEQVLDLVERGVEEFHFYTMNRADLAFAICHLIGVRPQAAVAA, encoded by the coding sequence ATGGCCGATCCCCGCCTTTCCCGCCGCCCCGACGCCGGCAGCCGGATCAACGTCTCGTTCGAGTTCTTCCCGCCGAAGACGGACGAGATGGAGGAGCGGCTGTGGGAGACGGTGACGCGGCTGGAGCCGCTTGGTCCCCGCTACGTCTCCGTCACCTACGGCGCCGGCGGCTCGACGCGCGAGCGCACGGCGCGCACGGTCGGGCGCATCCTGCGCGAGACGAGCCTCGCGCCGGCCGCGCACCTGACCTGCGTCGACGCGACGCGCGCCGAGGCGGACGCGGTGATCCGCGATTTCGCCGCCATGGGCGTCACCCGTTTCGTCGCGCTGCGCGGCGATCCCGCCGCCGGGGTCGGCGCGGCCTATCGCCCGCACCCGGACGGCTACACCAACGGGGCCGAGCTGACGGCCGCGATCCGCCGCATCGGCGATTTCGACGTCTCGGTCTCCGCCTATCCGGAGAAGCACCCCGAGAGCGCCGATTTCGCCACCGACATCGACATGCTCAAGCGCAAGGTCGATGCCGGCGCCACCCGCGCCATCACCCAGTTCTTCTTCGACAACGACCTCTACGAGCGCTATGTCGAGCGCGTGCGCCGGGCCGGGGTCTATATCCCGATCGTTCCGGGCATCCTGCCTATCCACAATTTCCGCCAGGTCGCCGGCTTCGCCGGCCGCTGCGGCGCGCATGTGCCGGCCTGGGTGGCCGAGCGCTTCGCCGGGCTGGAGAACGATCAGCAGACGCATGCGCTGGTCGCGGCGGCGGTTGCGGCCGAGCAGGTGCTCGACCTCGTCGAGCGCGGCGTCGAGGAGTTCCACTTCTACACGATGAACCGGGCCGACCTCGCCTTCGCCATCTGCCACCTGATCGGGGTGCGCCCGCAGGCGGCCGTGGCGGCGTAG
- a CDS encoding alanine racemase yields MQRFENAREAALALRPDDPVYCFRPQVLKDDCRRFMEMFPGKTAYAVKTNGEAMVLRTLAEAGVTAFDVASPGEFAAVRAVAPDAEMLYMHPVKAQSHIRLALEEYGIRVIAVDHEDEIAKLTRVVRALDIDPGTITVFVRIQTKGSATYELSKKFGAGPAAAVELIDRLGRAGYKVGICFHVGSQIEDPDTYERALASADWVRNRAGVEIAGLDVGGGFPAEYGHDPNRKKPQMPSLDEIMARLGKDIAEWGFADTPLVAEPGRVIVARAFSLIVRVLMRKGRRLYINDGIWASLSDSWTGKITLPARFIPDPAIRSRNGDRDTIVPFKVCGATCDSVDILSRPFWLPETVDTGDWIEIGHIGAYSLSLRTRFNGFYPDDFVEITTPFDEGGMPEGFASLETMGS; encoded by the coding sequence TTGCAGAGATTCGAGAATGCGCGCGAGGCCGCGCTTGCGCTGCGCCCCGACGACCCGGTCTATTGCTTTCGCCCGCAGGTGCTGAAGGACGACTGCCGGCGCTTCATGGAGATGTTTCCCGGCAAGACCGCCTATGCGGTGAAGACCAATGGCGAGGCGATGGTGCTCAGGACGCTGGCCGAGGCCGGCGTCACCGCCTTCGACGTCGCCTCGCCGGGCGAGTTCGCCGCCGTGCGCGCGGTCGCCCCCGACGCGGAGATGCTCTACATGCATCCGGTCAAGGCGCAGTCGCACATCCGGCTGGCGCTGGAGGAATACGGCATCCGCGTCATCGCCGTCGACCACGAGGACGAGATCGCCAAACTGACCCGTGTGGTGCGCGCGCTCGACATCGACCCCGGCACGATCACCGTCTTCGTCCGCATCCAGACCAAGGGCAGCGCGACCTACGAGCTGTCGAAGAAGTTCGGCGCCGGGCCGGCCGCCGCGGTCGAGCTGATCGACCGCTTGGGGCGGGCCGGATACAAGGTCGGCATCTGCTTCCATGTCGGCAGCCAGATCGAGGACCCGGACACCTACGAGCGGGCGCTGGCCTCGGCCGACTGGGTGCGCAACCGCGCCGGCGTCGAGATCGCCGGGCTCGACGTCGGCGGCGGCTTCCCGGCCGAATACGGCCACGACCCGAACCGCAAGAAGCCGCAGATGCCCTCGCTCGACGAGATCATGGCGCGGCTGGGCAAGGACATCGCCGAATGGGGCTTTGCCGACACGCCGCTGGTGGCGGAGCCGGGTCGCGTCATCGTCGCGCGCGCCTTCTCGCTGATCGTGCGGGTGCTCATGCGAAAAGGGCGGCGGCTCTACATCAATGACGGCATCTGGGCGTCGCTGTCGGATTCATGGACCGGCAAGATCACGCTGCCAGCCCGGTTCATCCCCGATCCGGCGATCCGCTCGCGCAACGGCGACCGGGACACCATCGTTCCGTTCAAGGTCTGCGGCGCGACCTGCGATTCGGTCGACATCCTGTCGCGCCCTTTCTGGCTGCCCGAGACCGTCGACACCGGCGACTGGATCGAGATCGGCCATATCGGCGCCTATTCGCTGTCGCTGCGGACGCGCTTCAACGGCTTCTACCCCGACGATTTCGTCGAGATCACCACGCCGTTCGACGAAGGCGGGATGCCGGAAGGGTTCGCGAGCCTGGAGACGATGGGATCGTGA